In Cololabis saira isolate AMF1-May2022 chromosome 1, fColSai1.1, whole genome shotgun sequence, the following proteins share a genomic window:
- the ptp4a1 gene encoding protein tyrosine phosphatase type IVA 1, whose translation MARMNRPAPVEITYKNMRFLITHNPTNATLNKFIEELKKYGVTTLVRVCEATYDATLVVKEGIQVLDWPFDDGAPPSNQIVDDWLNLLKLKFREEPGCCIAVHCVAGLGRAPVLVALALIECGMKYEDAVQFIRQKRRGAFNSKQLFYLEKYRPKMRLRFKDSNGHRNNCCIQ comes from the exons ATGGCTCGAATGAACAGACCCGCCCCTGTTGAGATCACCTACAAAAATATGAGGTTcctcattacccacaatcccacCAACGCCACCCTGAACAAGTTCATCGAG GAGCTGAAGAAGTACGGAGTCACCACCTTAGTGAGAGTTTGTGAGGCCACCTATGACGCCACGCTGGTAGTGAAGGAGGGAATCCAGGTCCTG GATTGGCCGTTCGACGACGGCGCTCCTCCCTCCAACCAGATCGTGGATGATTGGCTGAACCTGCTGAAGCTGAAGTTCAGGGAGGAGCCGGGCTGCTGCATCGCTGTCCACTGTGTGGCGGGCCTTGGGAG AGCTCCTGTTCTGGTGGCGCTTGCATTGATCGAGTGTGGGATGAAGTATGAAGATGCTGTCCAGTTCATTCGACA GAAACGTCGAGGAGCGTTCAACAGCAAACAGCTGTTCTACCTGGAGAAATATCGTCCAAAGATGCGCCTGCGCTTCAAAGATTCCAACGGCCATCGCAATAACTGCTGCATCCAGTAG